From the Thermoleophilaceae bacterium genome, one window contains:
- a CDS encoding homoserine dehydrogenase, whose translation MTSFSVGLLGHGTVGAAFHSLLEARADAIAGEAGLRPELSGILTRSRGDFEDILERSDLVVELMGGTEPAREYVLRAMTAGKHVVTANKQLLSQHGEELYSAARDAGVQLRFEAAVAGVVPVIRVIHETLAAAHIDRVHGIVNGTTNFILTEMARTGASYEEALADAQRLGYAEADPTEDVTGKDAAAKMAILARLAFGAPVLLDDVPHEGIEHVTADDIAYARELGLSLKLIGSAERINGGVSVRVYPAFLYGEHPLASVNGAFNAVTIESPAITEITLSGPGAGGSQTASAVLGDVISAMIPPPTLPALAGRLELVTDVQSAFYLHMEVADRPGVLAEVAAVLGSHGVSVKSLVQHGLAEDARLVMVMHPVLESVFATAVEQIAALEFMRSRPRVIRVIEEHFEGAPG comes from the coding sequence GTGACCTCGTTTAGCGTCGGCCTCCTCGGCCACGGGACGGTCGGGGCGGCGTTCCACTCGCTGCTGGAGGCGCGCGCGGACGCGATCGCCGGAGAGGCGGGCCTGCGGCCGGAGCTGTCGGGCATCCTCACCCGCAGCCGCGGCGACTTCGAGGACATCCTGGAGCGCAGCGACCTGGTGGTGGAGCTGATGGGCGGCACCGAGCCCGCGCGCGAATACGTGCTGCGCGCGATGACGGCCGGCAAGCACGTGGTGACCGCCAACAAGCAGCTGCTCTCCCAGCACGGGGAGGAGCTGTACTCCGCGGCGCGCGATGCGGGCGTCCAGCTGCGCTTCGAGGCGGCCGTCGCGGGCGTGGTGCCGGTCATCCGCGTGATCCACGAGACGCTGGCCGCCGCCCACATCGACCGGGTGCACGGGATCGTGAACGGCACCACCAACTTCATCCTCACCGAGATGGCGCGCACCGGCGCGTCCTACGAGGAGGCCCTGGCCGACGCGCAGCGGCTGGGCTACGCCGAGGCCGACCCCACCGAGGACGTGACCGGCAAGGACGCCGCGGCCAAGATGGCCATCCTCGCGCGGCTGGCGTTCGGTGCCCCCGTCCTGCTCGACGACGTGCCGCACGAGGGGATCGAGCACGTCACCGCCGATGACATCGCCTACGCGAGGGAGCTCGGGCTCTCGCTCAAGCTCATCGGCAGCGCGGAGCGCATCAACGGCGGCGTGTCCGTGCGCGTGTATCCGGCCTTCCTCTACGGGGAGCACCCGCTGGCGTCGGTCAACGGCGCCTTCAACGCCGTCACGATCGAGTCGCCCGCGATCACGGAGATCACGCTGTCGGGCCCGGGGGCGGGCGGCTCGCAGACGGCGTCCGCGGTGCTCGGGGACGTGATCTCGGCCATGATCCCGCCGCCCACGCTGCCGGCGCTGGCCGGCCGGCTCGAGCTCGTCACCGATGTGCAGTCCGCCTTCTACCTCCACATGGAGGTGGCCGACCGGCCCGGCGTGCTGGCCGAGGTGGCCGCCGTCCTGGGCAGTCACGGCGTGTCGGTCAAGTCGCTGGTCCAGCACGGGCTGGCGGAGGACGCGCGGCTGGTGATGGTCATGCACCCGGTGCTGGAGTCCGTATTCGCCACCGCGGTCGAGCAGATCGCGGCGCTCGAGTTCATGCGCTCGCGCCCGCGGGTGATCCGTGTGATCGAAGAGCATTTCGAAGGGGCCCCGGGCTGA
- a CDS encoding NAD(P)-dependent oxidoreductase codes for MRVLVTGASGFLGRAVCAELIGRGNEVAALVRRPGSEPDRTRAVAGDLTDAEALAAALAAAEPDCVVHLAAEIATQRDARRIEEVNVEGTRRLLDACRAAGSPRFLFASTVVTGDAQGELLDEGSILPVETVYGRSKQQGEELVRESGLEAVVIRPSHVYGPGGWFASDIVARLRQPGRFVVVGSGDNLWDVVHVDDVARAMADAAERAPAGSTYHVVDDVPIRYRDFLALTAEALGLGPPRGVPAWLARIAAGRDPVAAVLRSARSSNARIKEELGWEPRFESAREGVPDAVAGLPD; via the coding sequence ATGCGCGTGCTCGTTACCGGCGCGAGCGGCTTCCTCGGCCGCGCCGTCTGCGCCGAGCTGATCGGCCGGGGTAACGAGGTGGCCGCGCTCGTCCGCCGCCCCGGCTCCGAGCCGGATCGCACGCGGGCGGTGGCCGGCGATCTCACCGACGCCGAGGCGCTGGCCGCCGCGCTCGCCGCGGCCGAGCCCGACTGCGTGGTGCACCTCGCCGCCGAGATCGCCACCCAGCGAGACGCCCGCCGGATCGAGGAGGTCAACGTGGAGGGCACGCGGCGCCTGCTCGACGCCTGCCGCGCGGCCGGCTCGCCCCGCTTCCTGTTCGCCTCCACCGTCGTCACCGGCGACGCGCAGGGCGAGCTCCTGGACGAAGGGTCCATCCTGCCGGTGGAGACCGTCTACGGACGCTCGAAGCAGCAGGGGGAGGAGCTGGTGCGGGAGTCGGGGCTGGAGGCGGTGGTCATCCGCCCGTCGCACGTCTACGGGCCGGGCGGCTGGTTTGCGAGCGACATCGTCGCGCGGCTGCGCCAGCCGGGGCGCTTCGTGGTCGTGGGCTCCGGCGACAACCTCTGGGACGTCGTGCACGTCGATGACGTCGCCCGGGCGATGGCGGACGCCGCGGAGAGGGCGCCGGCCGGAAGCACCTACCACGTGGTGGACGACGTGCCCATCCGCTACCGCGACTTCCTCGCCCTCACCGCGGAGGCGCTCGGGCTCGGGCCGCCCCGCGGCGTGCCGGCCTGGCTGGCGCGGATCGCCGCGGGCCGTGACCCGGTGGCCGCGGTCCTGCGCTCCGCCCGCTCCTCGAACGCGCGGATCAAGGAGGAGCTGGGGTGGGAGCCGCGCTTCGAGAGCGCACGCGAGGGCGTGCCGGACGCCGTGGCCGGCCTGCCCGACTGA
- a CDS encoding patatin-like phospholipase family protein: protein MAERVNVLAIDGGGMRGIIPALVLADLEERTGRPTAGLFELIAGTSTGGLLALALTRPNPRPAAELVDLYVEEGPRIFSRSLKRRILSLGGLLDERYPLKPLERALDDYLGDTRLSEALTDVLVTTYALEERRPHMFKSARARTDPKHDAPMALAGLATSAAPTYFEPVRVGDLALIDGGVYAANPAMVAYAEVRRHRPEGDTLLVSLGTGELTEPIRYEDARGWGSLEWVRPLIDVIFDGASDSVDYQLRQLLPEDRYARFQTRLGEASGELDDASEANIRALVREGEGLVAERAAELDDLARRLVV, encoded by the coding sequence GTGGCCGAGCGCGTGAACGTCCTGGCGATCGACGGCGGCGGGATGCGCGGGATCATCCCCGCGCTCGTGCTCGCCGACCTGGAGGAGCGCACCGGCCGCCCGACCGCCGGTCTCTTCGAGCTGATCGCCGGCACCTCCACCGGCGGGTTGCTCGCGCTGGCCCTCACCCGCCCCAACCCGCGCCCGGCGGCCGAGCTCGTCGACCTCTACGTGGAGGAGGGGCCCCGCATCTTCTCGCGCTCGCTCAAGCGCAGGATCCTGTCGCTGGGCGGCCTGCTCGACGAGCGCTATCCGCTGAAGCCGCTCGAGCGCGCGCTGGACGACTACCTCGGCGACACGCGCCTCAGCGAGGCGCTCACCGACGTGCTCGTCACCACCTACGCCCTGGAGGAGCGGCGACCGCACATGTTCAAGTCGGCGCGCGCGCGCACGGACCCGAAGCACGACGCGCCGATGGCGCTCGCCGGGCTGGCCACCTCGGCGGCGCCCACGTACTTCGAGCCGGTGCGAGTGGGCGACCTCGCGCTGATCGACGGCGGCGTCTACGCGGCCAACCCGGCGATGGTCGCCTACGCCGAGGTCCGCCGGCATCGCCCGGAGGGGGACACCCTCCTCGTCTCGCTCGGCACCGGCGAGCTCACCGAGCCGATCCGCTACGAGGACGCGCGCGGCTGGGGCAGCCTGGAGTGGGTGCGGCCGCTGATCGACGTGATCTTCGACGGGGCCAGCGACAGCGTGGACTACCAGCTGCGCCAGCTCCTCCCGGAGGACCGCTACGCCCGCTTCCAGACGCGTCTCGGCGAGGCGAGCGGCGAGCTGGACGACGCGAGCGAGGCCAACATCCGCGCGCTCGTCCGGGAGGGCGAGGGGCTCGTGGCGGAGCGCGCGGCGGAGCTCGACGACCTGGCCCGGCGGCTGGTCGTATAG
- a CDS encoding amidase, giving the protein MPADLLLRPAVELAGLVRAGELSARELTEAALARIEAADPKLNAFTWLDPEGALAAADAIGPADPRPFAGVPTAIKELNPQKGAPCTMASDLYGDFIPRYDTFAVKRLRDAGFVLCGRTNSPELGILPVTEPRRFGPTRNPWDPSRTPGGSSGGAGAAVAAGMVPIAQGSDGGGSIRIPAACCGLVGLKPSRGRVSRGPESGDSFLAVDGVLARTVADSAAALDVMAGYEPGDATWAPPPPEPYAHSAGRRPGPLRVALALTPPLLETGVDPACTAAARQAAELLESLGHTVEETTPPYPGRDLFHAFTRIWAGNIATGVALGGKLAGRDPAPEDVEALTWALYERGRELDATDYLLALGTLQREARRIVAWCADWDVVLTPALARRPLEIGALDPSSDDPWGEFRKSGEFTPYTAIWNVTGQPAISLPLFHGDDGLPLAVQIVGPPLGEGVLLALAAQLEEARPWAGRLSPAALSP; this is encoded by the coding sequence GTGCCCGCCGACCTGCTCCTGCGTCCCGCCGTCGAGCTGGCCGGGCTCGTGCGCGCGGGCGAGCTGTCGGCGCGCGAGCTCACCGAGGCGGCGCTCGCGCGGATCGAGGCGGCCGACCCGAAGCTGAACGCGTTCACATGGCTGGACCCCGAGGGCGCCCTGGCCGCCGCGGACGCCATCGGGCCCGCCGACCCGCGCCCCTTCGCCGGCGTGCCCACCGCCATCAAGGAGCTCAACCCCCAGAAGGGCGCGCCGTGCACGATGGCCTCCGACCTCTACGGCGACTTCATCCCCCGGTACGACACCTTCGCCGTCAAGCGCCTGCGCGACGCCGGCTTCGTGCTCTGCGGCCGCACCAACTCGCCCGAGCTGGGCATCCTGCCCGTCACCGAGCCGCGCCGCTTCGGGCCCACGCGCAACCCCTGGGACCCCTCGCGCACGCCCGGCGGCTCCTCCGGCGGCGCGGGCGCCGCGGTGGCCGCCGGCATGGTGCCGATCGCCCAGGGCTCAGACGGAGGCGGGTCCATCCGCATCCCCGCGGCGTGCTGCGGGCTGGTCGGGCTCAAGCCGTCGCGCGGGCGCGTGAGCCGCGGCCCCGAGTCGGGGGACTCGTTCCTGGCCGTCGACGGCGTGCTGGCCCGCACGGTGGCCGACAGCGCCGCGGCCCTCGACGTGATGGCGGGCTACGAGCCCGGCGACGCCACCTGGGCCCCGCCGCCGCCCGAGCCCTACGCGCACAGCGCGGGGCGCCGCCCAGGGCCCCTGCGCGTGGCCCTCGCGCTCACCCCGCCGCTGCTGGAGACCGGCGTGGACCCGGCCTGCACCGCCGCCGCCCGCCAGGCCGCCGAGCTGCTCGAGTCGCTGGGCCACACGGTGGAGGAGACCACACCGCCCTATCCGGGCCGCGACCTGTTCCACGCCTTCACGCGGATCTGGGCGGGCAACATCGCCACGGGCGTCGCGCTCGGCGGCAAGCTGGCAGGACGCGACCCGGCGCCCGAGGACGTCGAGGCCCTGACGTGGGCGCTCTATGAGCGCGGGCGCGAGCTCGACGCCACCGACTACCTCCTGGCGCTCGGCACGCTCCAGCGCGAAGCGCGCCGCATAGTCGCGTGGTGCGCGGACTGGGACGTGGTGCTCACCCCCGCGCTCGCGCGCCGCCCGCTGGAGATCGGCGCTCTCGACCCGTCCTCGGACGACCCCTGGGGCGAGTTCCGCAAGTCCGGCGAGTTCACGCCCTACACCGCTATCTGGAACGTCACCGGCCAGCCCGCCATCTCGCTGCCGCTGTTCCACGGCGACGACGGCCTGCCGCTGGCGGTGCAGATCGTGGGCCCGCCGCTCGGCGAGGGCGTGCTGCTTGCGCTGGCCGCCCAGCTCGAGGAGGCGCGGCCGTGGGCGGGCCGCCTGTCACCCGCGGCGCTCAGCCCGTGA
- a CDS encoding NUDIX hydrolase: MGEPLVEAAGGVVAQGGRIAVVHRPRYDDWTLPKGKLDPGEDFEQAALREVLEETGLECRIVEELGSTRYVDSKHRPKVVRYFRMEVAGGEFAVNDEVDELRWLSPEEARALLTYVRDRELVTG, from the coding sequence ATGGGTGAGCCGCTCGTCGAGGCCGCCGGGGGAGTGGTCGCCCAGGGCGGGCGCATCGCCGTGGTCCACCGGCCGCGCTACGACGACTGGACCCTGCCCAAGGGCAAGCTCGACCCGGGCGAGGACTTCGAGCAGGCGGCGCTGCGTGAGGTGCTCGAGGAGACAGGCCTGGAGTGCCGCATCGTGGAGGAGCTCGGCTCCACGCGCTACGTCGACTCCAAGCACCGGCCGAAGGTCGTGCGCTACTTCCGCATGGAGGTGGCCGGCGGCGAGTTCGCCGTCAACGACGAGGTGGACGAGCTGCGCTGGCTCTCGCCGGAAGAGGCACGCGCGCTGCTCACCTACGTGCGCGACCGCGAGCTGGTCACGGGCTGA
- the thrB gene encoding homoserine kinase, with translation MRRHRLVRVPASSANLGPGYDALAAALSLHLELEVEETGEFFVHSDIEGTPGDRSNLCVRAFEALHPADGLTFQIRSQIPLAAGLGSSAACIVAGLTAADHLYELDAPIFEVARELEGHPDNVAAAILGGFVVCAGDEPARFDPTPGLEGVIVIPPEQVATADARAALPAEVPIADAVHNAAHTALLILGLAGGDLDLVARGLDDRIHQPRREHLYPRSMELVRRARDLGAIGATISGAGPTVLFWTHWDTTAGLVQQLHEEAPDCDVSRVQFQPAGADVREL, from the coding sequence GTGAGGCGCCACAGGCTCGTGCGCGTGCCCGCCAGCTCGGCCAACCTCGGCCCGGGCTACGACGCCCTGGCTGCGGCGCTCTCCCTCCACCTCGAGCTGGAGGTGGAGGAGACCGGCGAGTTCTTCGTGCACTCCGACATCGAGGGCACGCCGGGCGATCGCTCCAACCTCTGCGTAAGGGCCTTCGAGGCCCTCCACCCGGCCGACGGGCTCACGTTCCAGATCCGCTCGCAGATCCCGCTCGCGGCCGGGCTCGGCTCGTCGGCGGCGTGCATCGTCGCGGGGCTCACGGCGGCGGACCACCTCTACGAGCTGGACGCGCCGATCTTCGAGGTCGCGCGCGAGCTCGAGGGCCACCCGGACAACGTGGCGGCGGCCATCCTCGGGGGCTTCGTGGTGTGCGCCGGCGACGAGCCCGCCCGCTTCGACCCCACGCCCGGGCTGGAGGGCGTGATCGTCATCCCGCCCGAGCAGGTGGCCACCGCCGACGCCCGCGCGGCCCTCCCCGCCGAGGTGCCGATTGCCGACGCCGTGCACAACGCCGCCCACACCGCGCTGCTCATCCTGGGCCTTGCAGGCGGCGACCTCGACCTCGTGGCCCGCGGCCTGGACGACCGCATCCACCAGCCGCGCCGGGAGCACCTCTACCCGCGCTCGATGGAGCTCGTGCGGCGCGCCCGCGACCTGGGCGCGATCGGAGCCACGATCTCGGGCGCCGGCCCCACCGTCCTGTTCTGGACCCACTGGGACACCACCGCGGGGCTCGTGCAGCAACTCCACGAGGAGGCGCCCGACTGCGACGTCAGCCGGGTGCAGTTCCAGCCGGCCGGGGCCGACGTGCGAGAGCTGTGA
- the thrC gene encoding threonine synthase yields MSLWRYRDRLPVDPLVTLDEGDTPLVPAPALAERSGCEVWLKLEGANPTGSFKDRGMTVAVSAAVSEGAEAVVCASTGNTAASAAAYAARAGRRCAVIVPEGKIATGKLAQALVHGARVVALQGNFDQALTLVRELVERQPISLVNSVNEYRIEGQKTGAFEVCDALGDAPDVLCIPVGNAGNISAWWRGFTEYAVAPRMYGFQAAGAAPLVHGAPVESPETVASAIRIGKPARWEDAMDAVTSSRGEIRAVTDEEILDAWSFLGANEGVFCEPASAASVAGLLKYGAEGRVVCVLTGHGLKDPDTALGRAAPVIPCDPSIDAVEAAVLGS; encoded by the coding sequence CTGAGTCTCTGGCGCTACCGCGACCGGCTGCCGGTGGACCCGCTCGTCACCCTCGATGAGGGGGACACGCCGCTGGTGCCGGCGCCCGCGCTGGCCGAGCGCAGTGGCTGCGAGGTCTGGCTCAAGCTCGAGGGCGCCAATCCCACGGGGTCGTTCAAGGACCGCGGCATGACGGTGGCGGTGTCGGCGGCCGTGTCGGAGGGCGCCGAGGCCGTGGTGTGCGCGTCCACCGGCAACACGGCCGCCAGCGCCGCTGCCTACGCCGCGCGGGCGGGCAGGCGCTGCGCCGTGATCGTGCCGGAGGGCAAGATCGCCACCGGCAAGCTCGCCCAGGCGCTGGTGCACGGCGCGCGGGTGGTGGCGCTGCAGGGCAACTTCGACCAGGCGCTCACGCTCGTGCGAGAGCTGGTGGAGCGCCAGCCGATCTCGCTCGTCAACTCCGTCAACGAGTACCGGATCGAGGGGCAGAAGACGGGCGCGTTCGAGGTCTGCGACGCCCTGGGCGACGCTCCAGACGTGCTCTGCATCCCGGTGGGCAACGCGGGCAACATCAGCGCCTGGTGGCGCGGCTTCACCGAGTACGCCGTGGCGCCGCGCATGTACGGCTTCCAGGCTGCGGGCGCGGCGCCGCTCGTGCACGGCGCGCCGGTGGAGTCGCCCGAGACCGTGGCGTCCGCCATCCGCATCGGCAAGCCGGCCCGCTGGGAGGACGCCATGGACGCGGTCACCTCGTCGCGCGGCGAGATCCGCGCCGTCACGGACGAGGAGATCCTCGATGCCTGGTCGTTCCTCGGGGCGAACGAGGGCGTGTTCTGCGAGCCGGCCTCGGCGGCGTCGGTCGCGGGGCTGCTCAAGTACGGCGCCGAGGGCCGCGTGGTCTGTGTGCTCACCGGCCACGGGCTCAAGGACCCGGACACCGCGCTCGGCCGTGCCGCGCCCGTCATCCCGTGCGATCCGTCGATCGACGCGGTGGAAGCGGCGGTGCTCGGCTCGTGA
- a CDS encoding alpha/beta fold hydrolase, whose amino-acid sequence MKHETPAPPLLGTHDGLSCALFLPEGEPECGVVILHGAGSAKESHFDFGRAARASGVAALAFDARGHGRSEGRFGPGAFDDVLAMCALLREHAPAVGIRGSSMGGFQAIFAAALEPDVAAVVAICPAPPDHLLRGLRSGDLDGFDCDTAACEPWLATLDMAGAVAALSPHTALLLLHARGDEKVPWTVSQELHAAAGEPKRLLVLPGGHHRSLQHDAELQGESLRFIRRAAAARAGC is encoded by the coding sequence ATGAAGCACGAGACGCCGGCCCCCCCTCTGCTCGGCACGCACGACGGCCTGAGCTGCGCGCTCTTCCTGCCCGAGGGCGAGCCGGAATGCGGCGTCGTGATCCTCCACGGGGCCGGATCGGCGAAGGAGAGCCACTTCGACTTCGGGCGCGCGGCGCGGGCCAGCGGGGTCGCCGCGCTTGCATTCGACGCCCGCGGCCACGGGCGCTCGGAGGGTCGCTTCGGACCCGGGGCGTTCGACGACGTGCTCGCCATGTGCGCCCTGTTGCGCGAGCACGCGCCGGCCGTGGGGATCCGCGGATCGAGCATGGGCGGCTTCCAGGCCATCTTCGCAGCGGCCCTGGAGCCGGACGTCGCCGCGGTCGTCGCGATCTGCCCCGCGCCGCCCGACCATCTCCTGCGCGGCCTGCGCTCCGGCGACCTCGACGGCTTCGATTGCGACACGGCCGCCTGCGAGCCGTGGCTGGCCACGCTGGACATGGCGGGCGCCGTGGCCGCCCTCTCACCGCACACGGCGCTGCTGCTTCTGCACGCCCGCGGGGACGAGAAGGTGCCGTGGACCGTCTCGCAGGAGCTGCACGCCGCGGCGGGCGAGCCCAAGCGCCTGCTCGTCCTTCCCGGCGGGCACCACCGCTCGCTGCAGCACGACGCGGAGCTGCAGGGCGAGTCGCTGCGCTTCATCCGCCGCGCTGCGGCGGCGCGGGCCGGCTGCTAG
- a CDS encoding AAA family ATPase produces the protein MAATIAILSQKGGTGKTTTVRTLVDVFRRLELEVLAVDVDPQGNLSDYFDVPSDADPTLADVLAGRVRALDAVYEGIIPANLGLAEAELVLGGKMGRELTLKRALREVKRRYDIVLLDCPPSLGLLTVNALVAADYALLSAEAQYFAMQGVEQALEVIELAKDSLHPDLEWLGVFLNIADMRTVHSREALDQLRERFDGKVFDTAIRQSIRYAESAERAVSILDYRPRLGADYLSLADEVLARTGFGAERERLAALRAELVPA, from the coding sequence GTGGCGGCCACGATCGCGATCCTCTCCCAGAAGGGCGGCACGGGCAAGACGACGACGGTGCGCACGCTCGTGGACGTGTTCCGGCGGCTGGAGCTCGAGGTGCTCGCCGTGGACGTCGACCCGCAGGGCAACCTGTCCGACTACTTCGACGTCCCGAGCGACGCAGACCCCACCCTGGCGGACGTGCTCGCCGGGCGCGTCCGCGCGCTGGATGCGGTGTACGAGGGCATCATCCCCGCCAACCTCGGGCTCGCGGAGGCGGAGCTCGTGCTCGGGGGCAAGATGGGCCGCGAGCTCACCCTCAAGCGTGCGCTGCGCGAGGTCAAGCGCCGCTACGACATCGTGCTGCTCGACTGCCCGCCCTCGCTCGGGCTGCTGACCGTGAACGCGCTGGTGGCGGCCGACTACGCGCTGCTGTCCGCGGAGGCACAGTACTTCGCCATGCAGGGCGTGGAGCAGGCGCTCGAGGTGATCGAGCTGGCCAAGGACTCGCTCCACCCCGACCTCGAATGGCTCGGCGTGTTCCTCAACATCGCCGACATGCGCACGGTCCACTCGCGCGAGGCGCTCGATCAGCTGCGCGAGCGCTTCGACGGCAAGGTCTTCGACACCGCCATCCGCCAGTCCATCCGCTACGCCGAGTCGGCCGAGCGGGCGGTGTCGATCCTCGACTACCGGCCCCGGCTGGGCGCCGACTACCTCTCGCTCGCCGACGAGGTGCTGGCCCGCACGGGCTTCGGCGCAGAGCGCGAGCGGCTGGCGGCCCTGCGCGCGGAGCTCGTCCCGGCCTGA
- the lysA gene encoding diaminopimelate decarboxylase, giving the protein MSTLPQVFPAGSRLNEAGRLEVGGCDVLELAREFGTPAYVYAEDDMRGRARAFTEAFRARTERFEIVYASKAFPCTAAYRLFAAEGLSCDVASGGELHLALRGGFDPARIYFHGNNKSEAELRYAVEQRVGVIVADSFDELERLERIAPGRRVLLRVTPGIKASTHSYISTGQVDSKFGFGLDDVPRAIESIRTLELCGVHAHIGSQIFELEPFEKLAEVLGEIGDYPLLNLGGGLGIAYAYDDAPPSVEEFAEALLKRAPEGVTVLCEPGRALTGNAGVTIYSVGTVKEIPGVRTYVAVDGGMSDNLRPMLYDARYEAEIADRFGGDTVCTIAGMHCESGDILVRDATLSDPRPGDVLVIPATGAYGHAMANNYNAVPRPPVIFCKDGDARVVVRRETYEDLAARDLV; this is encoded by the coding sequence GTGAGCACGCTCCCGCAGGTCTTCCCCGCAGGGTCCCGCCTGAACGAGGCCGGGCGCCTCGAGGTGGGGGGCTGCGACGTGCTCGAGCTGGCGCGCGAGTTCGGCACCCCCGCCTACGTGTACGCGGAGGACGACATGCGCGGGCGGGCGCGCGCGTTCACGGAGGCTTTTCGGGCGCGCACCGAGCGCTTCGAGATCGTCTACGCCAGCAAGGCGTTCCCCTGCACGGCCGCGTACCGGCTGTTCGCCGCGGAGGGCCTGTCGTGCGACGTGGCCTCGGGCGGGGAGCTGCACCTGGCGTTGCGCGGCGGGTTCGATCCCGCACGCATCTACTTCCACGGCAACAACAAGAGCGAGGCCGAGCTGCGCTACGCGGTGGAGCAGAGGGTGGGGGTGATCGTGGCCGACTCGTTCGACGAGCTCGAGCGCCTCGAGCGCATCGCTCCGGGCCGGCGGGTCCTGCTGCGGGTCACGCCCGGCATCAAGGCCTCCACCCACTCCTATATCTCCACGGGGCAGGTGGACTCGAAGTTCGGCTTCGGCCTCGATGACGTGCCGCGCGCGATCGAGTCCATCCGCACCCTCGAGCTGTGCGGCGTGCACGCCCACATCGGCTCCCAGATCTTCGAGCTCGAGCCGTTCGAGAAGCTCGCCGAGGTGCTCGGCGAGATCGGCGACTACCCGTTGCTCAACCTCGGCGGCGGGCTGGGCATCGCCTACGCCTACGACGATGCGCCGCCGAGCGTCGAGGAGTTCGCCGAGGCGCTGCTCAAGCGCGCCCCGGAGGGCGTGACGGTGCTCTGCGAGCCGGGCCGCGCGCTCACGGGCAATGCGGGCGTCACCATCTACAGCGTCGGCACAGTGAAGGAGATCCCGGGTGTGCGCACCTACGTGGCGGTGGACGGCGGCATGTCCGACAACCTGCGCCCCATGCTCTACGACGCCCGCTACGAGGCCGAGATCGCCGACCGCTTCGGTGGGGACACGGTCTGCACGATCGCCGGCATGCACTGCGAGTCCGGGGACATCCTGGTGCGCGACGCCACGCTGAGCGACCCCAGGCCGGGCGACGTGCTCGTGATCCCCGCCACGGGCGCGTACGGCCACGCCATGGCCAACAACTACAACGCCGTGCCGCGCCCGCCGGTGATCTTCTGCAAGGACGGCGACGCCCGGGTCGTCGTGCGCCGTGAAACGTACGAGGACCTCGCCGCCCGTGACCTCGTTTAG